One genomic region from Lycorma delicatula isolate Av1 chromosome 9, ASM4794821v1, whole genome shotgun sequence encodes:
- the LOC142330190 gene encoding protein yellow-like isoform X3, giving the protein MLFPWFVSMWLVGNIQSSLTDADRIPINKNNNYNNKLKEVFSWKEIDFVFPNDFAREEAIASKEFIPANNLPLGLEIFEDKIFVSIPRWKSGVPCTLAVVNKNDNNKSPLLRPFPRWSWHKVGNCDGLTSVFRMSVDSCGRLWVLDSGSIDLLTTVHQICPAQIVVFDARTEQLLWKYKIPKEQSLEDSLFINIAVDVRNNDCNNAFAYAADVFRYGLLVYSWRENKSWRINHPHFYPDPLVCRYDLDGIVFRWTDGIFGLALSPINSKTGDRTLYFHPLSSYREFSVSTAILRNETRTKLERDSYNLVGEPRGNQNSHATASAMDRNGILYYNLVSLNAVGCWNSNNGPHTFKSQGIIEQNKETLNFPNDIKVDMEPNQNVWVLSNKLHKYLYRSLDPYDYNFRILMSSTKDAIKNTVCQPGVSIPPTKNSCINDF; this is encoded by the exons aTGTTATTTCCCTGGTTTGTTTCGATGTGGTTAGTTGGAAATATACAATCATCACTTACTGATGCTGATAGAATaccaataaataagaataataattataataataaattaaaagaagtatttagtTGGAAAGAAATTGATTTTGTATTTCCAAATGATTTTGCTAGAGAAGAAGCAATTGCCTCAAAAGAATTTATACCAGCCAATAACTTACCACTTGGTTTGGAAATATTCGAAGATAAGATATTTGTTTCAATACCAag GTGGAAATCAGGAGTGCCATGTACTTTagcagtagtaaataaaaatgataataataaatcgcCATTACTTCGCCCATTTCCAAGATGGTCATGGCATAAAGTTGGTAACTGTGATGGTTTAACTTCTGTATTTAGAATGTCTGTTGATTCTTGTGGAAGATTATGGGTTCTTGATTCTGGTtcaattgatttattaacaactgTACATCAGATATGTCCAGCACAAATCGTCGTATTTGATGCACGCACTGaacaattattatggaaatacaAAATACCTAAAGAACAATCACTAGaggattctttatttataaatattgctgTTGATGTACGAAATAATGACTGTAATAATGCGTTTGCTTATGCGGCTGATGTATttag gtATGGATTATTGGTATATTCATGGAGAGAAAATAAATCATGGAGAATTAATCACCCACATTTTTATCCAGATCCACTTGTATGCCGTTATGATTTAGATGGTATTGTTTTTCGATGGACAGATGGAATATTTGGTTTAGCATTATCACCAATTAATTCTAAAACTGGCGATCGAACACTATATTTCCATCCACTATCAAGTTATCGTGAATTTTCTGTATCAACAGCTATATTACGTAATGAAACTAGAACGAAACTTGAACGAGATTCATATAATTTAGTTGGTGAACCAAGAGGTAATCAGAATAGTCATGCAACTGCATCTGCTATGGATCGTaatggtatattatattataacttaGTATCATTAAATGCTGTAGGTTGTTGGAACAGTAATAATGGACCACATACATTTAAATCACAAGGtattattgaacaaaataaagaaacattaaattttccaAATGATATTAAAGTCGATATGGAACCAAATCAAAATGTATGGGTActaagtaataaattacataaatatctttATCGAAGTCTCGATCCGTATGATTataattttcgtattttaatgtCTTCTACAAAGGATGCTATAAAAAATACTGTCTGTCAACCAGGAGTCAGTATACCTCCTACAAAAAATTCatgtataaatgatttttaa
- the LOC142330190 gene encoding protein yellow-like isoform X2, with product MGMLFPWFVSMWLVGNIQSSLTDADRIPINKNNNYNNKLKEVFSWKEIDFVFPNDFAREEAIASKEFIPANNLPLGLEIFEDKIFVSIPRWKSGVPCTLAVVNKNDNNKSPLLRPFPRWSWHKVGNCDGLTSVFRMSVDSCGRLWVLDSGSIDLLTTVHQICPAQIVVFDARTEQLLWKYKIPKEQSLEDSLFINIAVDVRNNDCNNAFAYAADVFRYGLLVYSWRENKSWRINHPHFYPDPLVCRYDLDGIVFRWTDGIFGLALSPINSKTGDRTLYFHPLSSYREFSVSTAILRNETRTKLERDSYNLVGEPRGNQNSHATASAMDRNGILYYNLVSLNAVGCWNSNNGPHTFKSQGIIEQNKETLNFPNDIKVDMEPNQNVWVLSNKLHKYLYRSLDPYDYNFRILMSSTKDAIKNTVCQPGVSIPPTKNSCINDF from the exons ATGG gtaTGTTATTTCCCTGGTTTGTTTCGATGTGGTTAGTTGGAAATATACAATCATCACTTACTGATGCTGATAGAATaccaataaataagaataataattataataataaattaaaagaagtatttagtTGGAAAGAAATTGATTTTGTATTTCCAAATGATTTTGCTAGAGAAGAAGCAATTGCCTCAAAAGAATTTATACCAGCCAATAACTTACCACTTGGTTTGGAAATATTCGAAGATAAGATATTTGTTTCAATACCAag GTGGAAATCAGGAGTGCCATGTACTTTagcagtagtaaataaaaatgataataataaatcgcCATTACTTCGCCCATTTCCAAGATGGTCATGGCATAAAGTTGGTAACTGTGATGGTTTAACTTCTGTATTTAGAATGTCTGTTGATTCTTGTGGAAGATTATGGGTTCTTGATTCTGGTtcaattgatttattaacaactgTACATCAGATATGTCCAGCACAAATCGTCGTATTTGATGCACGCACTGaacaattattatggaaatacaAAATACCTAAAGAACAATCACTAGaggattctttatttataaatattgctgTTGATGTACGAAATAATGACTGTAATAATGCGTTTGCTTATGCGGCTGATGTATttag gtATGGATTATTGGTATATTCATGGAGAGAAAATAAATCATGGAGAATTAATCACCCACATTTTTATCCAGATCCACTTGTATGCCGTTATGATTTAGATGGTATTGTTTTTCGATGGACAGATGGAATATTTGGTTTAGCATTATCACCAATTAATTCTAAAACTGGCGATCGAACACTATATTTCCATCCACTATCAAGTTATCGTGAATTTTCTGTATCAACAGCTATATTACGTAATGAAACTAGAACGAAACTTGAACGAGATTCATATAATTTAGTTGGTGAACCAAGAGGTAATCAGAATAGTCATGCAACTGCATCTGCTATGGATCGTaatggtatattatattataacttaGTATCATTAAATGCTGTAGGTTGTTGGAACAGTAATAATGGACCACATACATTTAAATCACAAGGtattattgaacaaaataaagaaacattaaattttccaAATGATATTAAAGTCGATATGGAACCAAATCAAAATGTATGGGTActaagtaataaattacataaatatctttATCGAAGTCTCGATCCGTATGATTataattttcgtattttaatgtCTTCTACAAAGGATGCTATAAAAAATACTGTCTGTCAACCAGGAGTCAGTATACCTCCTACAAAAAATTCatgtataaatgatttttaa
- the LOC142330190 gene encoding dopaminechrome tautomerase-like isoform X1, whose amino-acid sequence MTLIEAATDKSYVWPPDYNWHNAQPITSVHSDSNFQHTTQHDYQPGMLFPWFVSMWLVGNIQSSLTDADRIPINKNNNYNNKLKEVFSWKEIDFVFPNDFAREEAIASKEFIPANNLPLGLEIFEDKIFVSIPRWKSGVPCTLAVVNKNDNNKSPLLRPFPRWSWHKVGNCDGLTSVFRMSVDSCGRLWVLDSGSIDLLTTVHQICPAQIVVFDARTEQLLWKYKIPKEQSLEDSLFINIAVDVRNNDCNNAFAYAADVFRYGLLVYSWRENKSWRINHPHFYPDPLVCRYDLDGIVFRWTDGIFGLALSPINSKTGDRTLYFHPLSSYREFSVSTAILRNETRTKLERDSYNLVGEPRGNQNSHATASAMDRNGILYYNLVSLNAVGCWNSNNGPHTFKSQGIIEQNKETLNFPNDIKVDMEPNQNVWVLSNKLHKYLYRSLDPYDYNFRILMSSTKDAIKNTVCQPGVSIPPTKNSCINDF is encoded by the exons gtaTGTTATTTCCCTGGTTTGTTTCGATGTGGTTAGTTGGAAATATACAATCATCACTTACTGATGCTGATAGAATaccaataaataagaataataattataataataaattaaaagaagtatttagtTGGAAAGAAATTGATTTTGTATTTCCAAATGATTTTGCTAGAGAAGAAGCAATTGCCTCAAAAGAATTTATACCAGCCAATAACTTACCACTTGGTTTGGAAATATTCGAAGATAAGATATTTGTTTCAATACCAag GTGGAAATCAGGAGTGCCATGTACTTTagcagtagtaaataaaaatgataataataaatcgcCATTACTTCGCCCATTTCCAAGATGGTCATGGCATAAAGTTGGTAACTGTGATGGTTTAACTTCTGTATTTAGAATGTCTGTTGATTCTTGTGGAAGATTATGGGTTCTTGATTCTGGTtcaattgatttattaacaactgTACATCAGATATGTCCAGCACAAATCGTCGTATTTGATGCACGCACTGaacaattattatggaaatacaAAATACCTAAAGAACAATCACTAGaggattctttatttataaatattgctgTTGATGTACGAAATAATGACTGTAATAATGCGTTTGCTTATGCGGCTGATGTATttag gtATGGATTATTGGTATATTCATGGAGAGAAAATAAATCATGGAGAATTAATCACCCACATTTTTATCCAGATCCACTTGTATGCCGTTATGATTTAGATGGTATTGTTTTTCGATGGACAGATGGAATATTTGGTTTAGCATTATCACCAATTAATTCTAAAACTGGCGATCGAACACTATATTTCCATCCACTATCAAGTTATCGTGAATTTTCTGTATCAACAGCTATATTACGTAATGAAACTAGAACGAAACTTGAACGAGATTCATATAATTTAGTTGGTGAACCAAGAGGTAATCAGAATAGTCATGCAACTGCATCTGCTATGGATCGTaatggtatattatattataacttaGTATCATTAAATGCTGTAGGTTGTTGGAACAGTAATAATGGACCACATACATTTAAATCACAAGGtattattgaacaaaataaagaaacattaaattttccaAATGATATTAAAGTCGATATGGAACCAAATCAAAATGTATGGGTActaagtaataaattacataaatatctttATCGAAGTCTCGATCCGTATGATTataattttcgtattttaatgtCTTCTACAAAGGATGCTATAAAAAATACTGTCTGTCAACCAGGAGTCAGTATACCTCCTACAAAAAATTCatgtataaatgatttttaa